In Brachyspira sp. SAP_772, the genomic window ATATTCAAATTAGGTATTATTGCATATCCTGCAACAGTAGAAAATAAAGCAGCTCCCACAGAAGAGAAATAAGCCAAAGCAAGCATCACTCCCAACATCTTATTAGCTTTATTACCCATTCTTGTTATAGCAGGAGCAATAAATCCTAATACTATTAGAGGTACCATAAACGATATYACTTGATTAAGTACATATTTTATAGATTGTATTACATTGATTAAACCTTCATTAGAATATGTACCTATTAGAATTCCTACAACTATTCCTATAAACAGTTTTATCAGCAAATAGTCTTTTTTGCCTTTTTTGATAGACTCTTCCATAAATATTCTCCTAAAATAATTTCATACATATAAGTATAGTAATTT contains:
- a CDS encoding cation:dicarboxylate symporter family transporter; its protein translation is MEESIKKGKKDYLLIKLFIGIVVGILIGTYSNEGLINVIQSIKYVLNQVISFMVPLIVLGFIAPAITRMGNKANKMLGVMLALAYFSSVGAALFSTVAGYAIIPNLN